In one Apteryx mantelli isolate bAptMan1 chromosome 9, bAptMan1.hap1, whole genome shotgun sequence genomic region, the following are encoded:
- the RUBCN gene encoding run domain Beclin-1-interacting and cysteine-rich domain-containing protein isoform X1 produces the protein MSLGNLTEVPPRFLTNTLSNLSPISLVCWEGWSDSSRKEHWKLLGNLKTTVEGLVSTSNPNVWSKYGGLERLCRDMHSILYHGLIHDKVYCRQKDYWQFVKDIRWLSPSSAHHVEKFISLHENGQPNTDGLSDQAVAKLWLQHSLQFHCLSAQLKPLLGNRQYIRKFYADTAFLLSDSHVTAMLQCLEAVEQNNPRLLAQIDTSMLAGTSLPSVCASGPSAGTRETCDRDAEGHESRLPGAPGCLDHCTESLFTRKSEGPSPVTKSQSLTALPGFLHIPSADCTQQRYFGSFSSLPHPASSGFSDRRPASSSACSGTSQPQEHCLSTRSSSFSEGRCPLEQPNSVTRCHVPSPKDPFSPASEMSSSTTSQSEDTWMGSQDDPQSDANDGPEYLAIGNLGRRGRACSSASSNSTTSNKSSSSNLFSSSSSQKLDSVSSLGDQGASSGGGSRGMSLLRRSSFSEGQASAPQGILKKSHMRSHSDTNVASGKLHESHGDTGGVRGPISGSTQSSEVSTPSSLYMEYDSGQYLSSGEGMFRRPSEGQSLISYLSEQDFGSCADLEKENAHFSISESLIAAIELMKCNMMNRQLEEEEEDSDKEIQELKQKIRIRRQQIRTKHLFPTCQMGSDSLVATDSESQFSSHGSMRLSDSGSAEDVEEYEIQDGNDGSNLIQMSKNGLSVSMASLFSDADIKRNPASSRKSFRSSESISHSFLNSNSAEAVAMGLLKQFEGMQLPAASELEWLVPEHDAPQKLLPIPDSLPISPDDGEHADIYKLRIRVRGNLEWAPPRPQIIFNIHPAPTRKVAVAKQNYRCAGCGIRTDPDYIKRLRYCEYLGKYFCQCCHENAQTVIPSRILRKWDFSKYYVSNFSKDLLSKIWSDPLFNVQDINAALYRKVKSLNQVWLLRVQLLHMKNMFKTCRLAKDLLDSFDAVPGHLTEDLHLYSLSDLSATKKGDLMPRLTELLKAGSLHVQKCMLCQAKGFICEFCQNEDDIIFPFELNKCRTCEECKACYHKSCFKSSHCPRCERLQARRELLAKQSMESYVSDYEDELEQQEAVAAT, from the exons GAAAGAGCACTGGAAACTGCTCGGCAATCTGAAGACCACAGTGGAAGGACTGGTGTCCACCAGCAACCCAAATGTCTGGTCTAAGTATGGTGGCTTGGAACGGCTCTGCAGAGACATGCACAGCATCCTTTATCATGGGCTCATCCACGACAAG GTGTATTGCAGACAGAAGGATTACTGGCAGTTTGTGAAAGACATTCGCTGGCTGAGTCCCAGCTCTGCTCATCACGTGGAAAAG TTCATCAGCCTGCATGAGAATGGCCAGCCCAACACAGACGGCCTAAGCGATCAAGCTGTTGCGAAGCTGTGGCTACAACATAGCCTGCAGTTCCACTGCCTCTCGGCACAGCTGAAACCCCTCCTGGGCAACAGGCAGTACATAAGAAAATTCTACGCAG ACACTGCCTTCCTGCTCAGCGACTCCCATGTCACGGCCATGTTAcagtgcctggaggctgtggAACAGAACAACCCCAGGCTCCTGGCTCAGATCGACACGTCCATG CTGGCCGGCACATCACTGCCATCCGTGTGTGCGTCAGGTCCCTCTGCTGGGACAAGAGAGACGTGTGACCGTGACGCTGAAGGACATGAGAGCCGTCTGCCTGGGGCACCAGGCTGCCTGGATCATTGCACTGAGAGCCTG TTTACCAGGAAGAGTGAAGGTCCGTCTCCAGTGACAAAGAGTCAGAGCCTGACTGCTCTCCCTGGATTCCTGCACATACCGTCTGCAGACTGCACACAGCAGCGTTACTTTGGGTCCTTCTCTAGCCTGCCCCACCCAGCCTCTTCCGGCTTCTCAG ACAGGAGACCAGcgagctcctctgcctgctctggcACCAGCCAGCCTCAGGAACACTGCCTGTCCACCAGGTCATCTTCCTTCAGTGAGGGCAGGTGCCCTCTGGAGCAGCCCAACTCTGTCACCCGCTGCCACGTTCCCTCACCCAAAGACCCCTTCTCTCCTGCCAGCGAGATGAGTTCCAGCACCACAAGCCAGAGCGAGGACACTTGGATGGGGAGTCAGGACGATCCGCAAAGTGATGCTAATGATGGGCCGGAGTACCTGGCCATTGGGAACttggggcgccggggccgggcctgcagcagcgccagcagcaaCAGTACCACCAGCAACAAGAGCAGCAGCTCCAACCtgttctcctccagcagctcccagaAGCTGGACTCGGTCTCCTCCTTGGGAGACCAGGGGGCAAGTAgcggaggtggaagcaggggcaTGAGCCTGTTACGCCGGTCCAGCTTCTCGGAGGGACAGGCATCAGCTCCACAGGGCATCCTGAAGAAGAGCCACATGCGCTCGCACTCTGATACCAATGTGGCTTCGGGGAAATTACACG AGTCCCATGGTGACACAGGCGGAGTAAGAGGGCCCATCTCTGGTTCCACCCAGAGCAGTGAAGTGAGCACACCCAGCTCCCTCTACATGGAGTATG ACTCTGGCCAGTACCTGAGTTCGGGGGAAGGGATGTTCAGAAGACCTTCAGAAGGGCAGTCCCTCATCAGCTATCTCTCTGAACAGGACTTTGGcagctgtgcagacctggagaag GAGAATGCCCACTTCAGTATCTCAGAGTCACTGATTGCTGCCATTGAGCTGATGAAATGCAACATGATGAACcggcagctggaggaggaggaggaagacagcgACAAGGAGATCCAGGAGCTTAAACAAAAGATTCGCATTCGGCGCCAGCAGATCCGTACCAAGCACCTGTTCCCTACCTGCCAGATGGGCTCAGACA GCCTTGTGGCGACAGACAGTGAGTCCCAGTTCAGCTCCCATGGCTCCATGCGACTGTCTGATTCAGGCTCTGCAGAGGATGTGGAAGAGTATGAGATCCAAG ATGGTAACGATGGATCTAACCTGATTCAAATGTCCAAGAACGGCCTCTCAGTGTCAATGGCTTCCTTGTTCTCAG ATGCAGACATCAAGAGGAACCCAGCCTCCAGCAGGAAGTCCTTTCGGTCCTCGGAGTCCAT ATCCCACTCCTTCCTCAATTCGAACTCAGCAGAGGCCGTGGCCATGGGTTTGCTGAAGCAGTTTGAAGGCATGCAGCTTCCAGCTGCCTCCGAACTGGAATGGCTGGTCCCGGAGCACGATGCCCCCCAGaag CTCCTGCCTATCCCCgactctctgcccatctctcccgATGACGGAGAACACGCTGACATCTACAAGCTGAGGATTCGTGTGCGTGGAAACCTGGAGTGGGCCCCGCCGCGACCACAGATCATCTTCAACATTCACCCAGCCCCAAC GAGGAAGGTGGCTGTGGCCAAGCAGAATTACCGGTGCGCTGGCTGTGGCATCCGGACTGATCCTG ATTACATCAAGCGGCTGCGGTACTGTGAATACCTGGGGAAATATTTCTGCCAGTGCTGCCATGAGAATGCCCAGACAGTCATTCCCAGCCGCATCCTGCGCAAGTGGGACTTCAGCAAGTATTACGTGAGCAACTTCTCCAAAGACCTGCTGAGCAAGATCTGGAGTGACCCACTCTTCAACGTGCAGGATATCAATGCTGCCCTGTACCGGAAGGTGAAGTCTCTCAACCAAGTGTGG CTGCTGCGAGTCCAGCTCTTACATATGAAGAACATGTTTAAGACCTGCCGACTGGCTAAAGA CCTCCTAGACTCCTTTGATGCGGTGCCTGGACACTTGACGGAGGATTTGCACCTCTACTCCCTGAGCGACCTCAGCGCAACAAAGAAGGGAGACTTGATGCCTCGTTTGACAGAGCTCCTGAAGGCAGGCAGCCTGCACGTTCAGAAGTGCATG CTGTGCCAAGCCAAAGGCTTCATCTGTGAGTTCTGCCAAAATGAGGACGACATCATCTTCCCCTTTGAGCTCAACAAGTGCAGGACATGCGAAG AATGCAAAGCCTGCTACCACAAGTCCTGCTTCAAATCCTCCCACTGCCCCCGCTGTGAGCGACTCCAAGCCCGGAGAGAGCTGCTGGCCAAGCAGAGCATGGAGTCCTATGTCTCAGATTATGAAGATGAGCTGGAGCAGCAGGAGGCGGTGGCAGCCACATGA
- the RUBCN gene encoding run domain Beclin-1-interacting and cysteine-rich domain-containing protein isoform X2 translates to MEVGPRAGCAESRKEHWKLLGNLKTTVEGLVSTSNPNVWSKYGGLERLCRDMHSILYHGLIHDKVYCRQKDYWQFVKDIRWLSPSSAHHVEKFISLHENGQPNTDGLSDQAVAKLWLQHSLQFHCLSAQLKPLLGNRQYIRKFYADTAFLLSDSHVTAMLQCLEAVEQNNPRLLAQIDTSMLAGTSLPSVCASGPSAGTRETCDRDAEGHESRLPGAPGCLDHCTESLFTRKSEGPSPVTKSQSLTALPGFLHIPSADCTQQRYFGSFSSLPHPASSGFSDRRPASSSACSGTSQPQEHCLSTRSSSFSEGRCPLEQPNSVTRCHVPSPKDPFSPASEMSSSTTSQSEDTWMGSQDDPQSDANDGPEYLAIGNLGRRGRACSSASSNSTTSNKSSSSNLFSSSSSQKLDSVSSLGDQGASSGGGSRGMSLLRRSSFSEGQASAPQGILKKSHMRSHSDTNVASGKLHESHGDTGGVRGPISGSTQSSEVSTPSSLYMEYDSGQYLSSGEGMFRRPSEGQSLISYLSEQDFGSCADLEKENAHFSISESLIAAIELMKCNMMNRQLEEEEEDSDKEIQELKQKIRIRRQQIRTKHLFPTCQMGSDSLVATDSESQFSSHGSMRLSDSGSAEDVEEYEIQDGNDGSNLIQMSKNGLSVSMASLFSDADIKRNPASSRKSFRSSESISHSFLNSNSAEAVAMGLLKQFEGMQLPAASELEWLVPEHDAPQKLLPIPDSLPISPDDGEHADIYKLRIRVRGNLEWAPPRPQIIFNIHPAPTRKVAVAKQNYRCAGCGIRTDPDYIKRLRYCEYLGKYFCQCCHENAQTVIPSRILRKWDFSKYYVSNFSKDLLSKIWSDPLFNVQDINAALYRKVKSLNQVWLLRVQLLHMKNMFKTCRLAKDLLDSFDAVPGHLTEDLHLYSLSDLSATKKGDLMPRLTELLKAGSLHVQKCMLCQAKGFICEFCQNEDDIIFPFELNKCRTCEECKACYHKSCFKSSHCPRCERLQARRELLAKQSMESYVSDYEDELEQQEAVAAT, encoded by the exons GAAAGAGCACTGGAAACTGCTCGGCAATCTGAAGACCACAGTGGAAGGACTGGTGTCCACCAGCAACCCAAATGTCTGGTCTAAGTATGGTGGCTTGGAACGGCTCTGCAGAGACATGCACAGCATCCTTTATCATGGGCTCATCCACGACAAG GTGTATTGCAGACAGAAGGATTACTGGCAGTTTGTGAAAGACATTCGCTGGCTGAGTCCCAGCTCTGCTCATCACGTGGAAAAG TTCATCAGCCTGCATGAGAATGGCCAGCCCAACACAGACGGCCTAAGCGATCAAGCTGTTGCGAAGCTGTGGCTACAACATAGCCTGCAGTTCCACTGCCTCTCGGCACAGCTGAAACCCCTCCTGGGCAACAGGCAGTACATAAGAAAATTCTACGCAG ACACTGCCTTCCTGCTCAGCGACTCCCATGTCACGGCCATGTTAcagtgcctggaggctgtggAACAGAACAACCCCAGGCTCCTGGCTCAGATCGACACGTCCATG CTGGCCGGCACATCACTGCCATCCGTGTGTGCGTCAGGTCCCTCTGCTGGGACAAGAGAGACGTGTGACCGTGACGCTGAAGGACATGAGAGCCGTCTGCCTGGGGCACCAGGCTGCCTGGATCATTGCACTGAGAGCCTG TTTACCAGGAAGAGTGAAGGTCCGTCTCCAGTGACAAAGAGTCAGAGCCTGACTGCTCTCCCTGGATTCCTGCACATACCGTCTGCAGACTGCACACAGCAGCGTTACTTTGGGTCCTTCTCTAGCCTGCCCCACCCAGCCTCTTCCGGCTTCTCAG ACAGGAGACCAGcgagctcctctgcctgctctggcACCAGCCAGCCTCAGGAACACTGCCTGTCCACCAGGTCATCTTCCTTCAGTGAGGGCAGGTGCCCTCTGGAGCAGCCCAACTCTGTCACCCGCTGCCACGTTCCCTCACCCAAAGACCCCTTCTCTCCTGCCAGCGAGATGAGTTCCAGCACCACAAGCCAGAGCGAGGACACTTGGATGGGGAGTCAGGACGATCCGCAAAGTGATGCTAATGATGGGCCGGAGTACCTGGCCATTGGGAACttggggcgccggggccgggcctgcagcagcgccagcagcaaCAGTACCACCAGCAACAAGAGCAGCAGCTCCAACCtgttctcctccagcagctcccagaAGCTGGACTCGGTCTCCTCCTTGGGAGACCAGGGGGCAAGTAgcggaggtggaagcaggggcaTGAGCCTGTTACGCCGGTCCAGCTTCTCGGAGGGACAGGCATCAGCTCCACAGGGCATCCTGAAGAAGAGCCACATGCGCTCGCACTCTGATACCAATGTGGCTTCGGGGAAATTACACG AGTCCCATGGTGACACAGGCGGAGTAAGAGGGCCCATCTCTGGTTCCACCCAGAGCAGTGAAGTGAGCACACCCAGCTCCCTCTACATGGAGTATG ACTCTGGCCAGTACCTGAGTTCGGGGGAAGGGATGTTCAGAAGACCTTCAGAAGGGCAGTCCCTCATCAGCTATCTCTCTGAACAGGACTTTGGcagctgtgcagacctggagaag GAGAATGCCCACTTCAGTATCTCAGAGTCACTGATTGCTGCCATTGAGCTGATGAAATGCAACATGATGAACcggcagctggaggaggaggaggaagacagcgACAAGGAGATCCAGGAGCTTAAACAAAAGATTCGCATTCGGCGCCAGCAGATCCGTACCAAGCACCTGTTCCCTACCTGCCAGATGGGCTCAGACA GCCTTGTGGCGACAGACAGTGAGTCCCAGTTCAGCTCCCATGGCTCCATGCGACTGTCTGATTCAGGCTCTGCAGAGGATGTGGAAGAGTATGAGATCCAAG ATGGTAACGATGGATCTAACCTGATTCAAATGTCCAAGAACGGCCTCTCAGTGTCAATGGCTTCCTTGTTCTCAG ATGCAGACATCAAGAGGAACCCAGCCTCCAGCAGGAAGTCCTTTCGGTCCTCGGAGTCCAT ATCCCACTCCTTCCTCAATTCGAACTCAGCAGAGGCCGTGGCCATGGGTTTGCTGAAGCAGTTTGAAGGCATGCAGCTTCCAGCTGCCTCCGAACTGGAATGGCTGGTCCCGGAGCACGATGCCCCCCAGaag CTCCTGCCTATCCCCgactctctgcccatctctcccgATGACGGAGAACACGCTGACATCTACAAGCTGAGGATTCGTGTGCGTGGAAACCTGGAGTGGGCCCCGCCGCGACCACAGATCATCTTCAACATTCACCCAGCCCCAAC GAGGAAGGTGGCTGTGGCCAAGCAGAATTACCGGTGCGCTGGCTGTGGCATCCGGACTGATCCTG ATTACATCAAGCGGCTGCGGTACTGTGAATACCTGGGGAAATATTTCTGCCAGTGCTGCCATGAGAATGCCCAGACAGTCATTCCCAGCCGCATCCTGCGCAAGTGGGACTTCAGCAAGTATTACGTGAGCAACTTCTCCAAAGACCTGCTGAGCAAGATCTGGAGTGACCCACTCTTCAACGTGCAGGATATCAATGCTGCCCTGTACCGGAAGGTGAAGTCTCTCAACCAAGTGTGG CTGCTGCGAGTCCAGCTCTTACATATGAAGAACATGTTTAAGACCTGCCGACTGGCTAAAGA CCTCCTAGACTCCTTTGATGCGGTGCCTGGACACTTGACGGAGGATTTGCACCTCTACTCCCTGAGCGACCTCAGCGCAACAAAGAAGGGAGACTTGATGCCTCGTTTGACAGAGCTCCTGAAGGCAGGCAGCCTGCACGTTCAGAAGTGCATG CTGTGCCAAGCCAAAGGCTTCATCTGTGAGTTCTGCCAAAATGAGGACGACATCATCTTCCCCTTTGAGCTCAACAAGTGCAGGACATGCGAAG AATGCAAAGCCTGCTACCACAAGTCCTGCTTCAAATCCTCCCACTGCCCCCGCTGTGAGCGACTCCAAGCCCGGAGAGAGCTGCTGGCCAAGCAGAGCATGGAGTCCTATGTCTCAGATTATGAAGATGAGCTGGAGCAGCAGGAGGCGGTGGCAGCCACATGA
- the RUBCN gene encoding run domain Beclin-1-interacting and cysteine-rich domain-containing protein isoform X3, with translation MSLGNLTEVPPRFLTNTLSNLSPISLVCWEGWSDSSRKEHWKLLGNLKTTVEGLVSTSNPNVWSKYGGLERLCRDMHSILYHGLIHDKVYCRQKDYWQFVKDIRWLSPSSAHHVEKFISLHENGQPNTDGLSDQAVAKLWLQHSLQFHCLSAQLKPLLGNRQYIRKFYADTAFLLSDSHVTAMLQCLEAVEQNNPRLLAQIDTSMLAGTSLPSVCASGPSAGTRETCDRDAEGHESRLPGAPGCLDHCTESLFTRKSEGPSPVTKSQSLTALPGFLHIPSADCTQQRYFGSFSSLPHPASSGFSDRRPASSSACSGTSQPQEHCLSTRSSSFSEGRCPLEQPNSVTRCHVPSPKDPFSPASEMSSSTTSQSEDTWMGSQDDPQSDANDGPEYLAIGNLGRRGRACSSASSNSTTSNKSSSSNLFSSSSSQKLDSVSSLGDQGASSGGGSRGMSLLRRSSFSEGQASAPQGILKKSHMRSHSDTNVASGKLHESHGDTGGVRGPISGSTQSSEVSTPSSLYMEYDSGQYLSSGEGMFRRPSEGQSLISYLSEQDFGSCADLEKENAHFSISESLIAAIELMKCNMMNRQLEEEEEDSDKEIQELKQKIRIRRQQIRTKHLFPTCQMGSDSLVATDSESQFSSHGSMRLSDSGSAEDVEEYEIQDADIKRNPASSRKSFRSSESISHSFLNSNSAEAVAMGLLKQFEGMQLPAASELEWLVPEHDAPQKLLPIPDSLPISPDDGEHADIYKLRIRVRGNLEWAPPRPQIIFNIHPAPTRKVAVAKQNYRCAGCGIRTDPDYIKRLRYCEYLGKYFCQCCHENAQTVIPSRILRKWDFSKYYVSNFSKDLLSKIWSDPLFNVQDINAALYRKVKSLNQVWLLRVQLLHMKNMFKTCRLAKDLLDSFDAVPGHLTEDLHLYSLSDLSATKKGDLMPRLTELLKAGSLHVQKCMLCQAKGFICEFCQNEDDIIFPFELNKCRTCEECKACYHKSCFKSSHCPRCERLQARRELLAKQSMESYVSDYEDELEQQEAVAAT, from the exons GAAAGAGCACTGGAAACTGCTCGGCAATCTGAAGACCACAGTGGAAGGACTGGTGTCCACCAGCAACCCAAATGTCTGGTCTAAGTATGGTGGCTTGGAACGGCTCTGCAGAGACATGCACAGCATCCTTTATCATGGGCTCATCCACGACAAG GTGTATTGCAGACAGAAGGATTACTGGCAGTTTGTGAAAGACATTCGCTGGCTGAGTCCCAGCTCTGCTCATCACGTGGAAAAG TTCATCAGCCTGCATGAGAATGGCCAGCCCAACACAGACGGCCTAAGCGATCAAGCTGTTGCGAAGCTGTGGCTACAACATAGCCTGCAGTTCCACTGCCTCTCGGCACAGCTGAAACCCCTCCTGGGCAACAGGCAGTACATAAGAAAATTCTACGCAG ACACTGCCTTCCTGCTCAGCGACTCCCATGTCACGGCCATGTTAcagtgcctggaggctgtggAACAGAACAACCCCAGGCTCCTGGCTCAGATCGACACGTCCATG CTGGCCGGCACATCACTGCCATCCGTGTGTGCGTCAGGTCCCTCTGCTGGGACAAGAGAGACGTGTGACCGTGACGCTGAAGGACATGAGAGCCGTCTGCCTGGGGCACCAGGCTGCCTGGATCATTGCACTGAGAGCCTG TTTACCAGGAAGAGTGAAGGTCCGTCTCCAGTGACAAAGAGTCAGAGCCTGACTGCTCTCCCTGGATTCCTGCACATACCGTCTGCAGACTGCACACAGCAGCGTTACTTTGGGTCCTTCTCTAGCCTGCCCCACCCAGCCTCTTCCGGCTTCTCAG ACAGGAGACCAGcgagctcctctgcctgctctggcACCAGCCAGCCTCAGGAACACTGCCTGTCCACCAGGTCATCTTCCTTCAGTGAGGGCAGGTGCCCTCTGGAGCAGCCCAACTCTGTCACCCGCTGCCACGTTCCCTCACCCAAAGACCCCTTCTCTCCTGCCAGCGAGATGAGTTCCAGCACCACAAGCCAGAGCGAGGACACTTGGATGGGGAGTCAGGACGATCCGCAAAGTGATGCTAATGATGGGCCGGAGTACCTGGCCATTGGGAACttggggcgccggggccgggcctgcagcagcgccagcagcaaCAGTACCACCAGCAACAAGAGCAGCAGCTCCAACCtgttctcctccagcagctcccagaAGCTGGACTCGGTCTCCTCCTTGGGAGACCAGGGGGCAAGTAgcggaggtggaagcaggggcaTGAGCCTGTTACGCCGGTCCAGCTTCTCGGAGGGACAGGCATCAGCTCCACAGGGCATCCTGAAGAAGAGCCACATGCGCTCGCACTCTGATACCAATGTGGCTTCGGGGAAATTACACG AGTCCCATGGTGACACAGGCGGAGTAAGAGGGCCCATCTCTGGTTCCACCCAGAGCAGTGAAGTGAGCACACCCAGCTCCCTCTACATGGAGTATG ACTCTGGCCAGTACCTGAGTTCGGGGGAAGGGATGTTCAGAAGACCTTCAGAAGGGCAGTCCCTCATCAGCTATCTCTCTGAACAGGACTTTGGcagctgtgcagacctggagaag GAGAATGCCCACTTCAGTATCTCAGAGTCACTGATTGCTGCCATTGAGCTGATGAAATGCAACATGATGAACcggcagctggaggaggaggaggaagacagcgACAAGGAGATCCAGGAGCTTAAACAAAAGATTCGCATTCGGCGCCAGCAGATCCGTACCAAGCACCTGTTCCCTACCTGCCAGATGGGCTCAGACA GCCTTGTGGCGACAGACAGTGAGTCCCAGTTCAGCTCCCATGGCTCCATGCGACTGTCTGATTCAGGCTCTGCAGAGGATGTGGAAGAGTATGAGATCCAAG ATGCAGACATCAAGAGGAACCCAGCCTCCAGCAGGAAGTCCTTTCGGTCCTCGGAGTCCAT ATCCCACTCCTTCCTCAATTCGAACTCAGCAGAGGCCGTGGCCATGGGTTTGCTGAAGCAGTTTGAAGGCATGCAGCTTCCAGCTGCCTCCGAACTGGAATGGCTGGTCCCGGAGCACGATGCCCCCCAGaag CTCCTGCCTATCCCCgactctctgcccatctctcccgATGACGGAGAACACGCTGACATCTACAAGCTGAGGATTCGTGTGCGTGGAAACCTGGAGTGGGCCCCGCCGCGACCACAGATCATCTTCAACATTCACCCAGCCCCAAC GAGGAAGGTGGCTGTGGCCAAGCAGAATTACCGGTGCGCTGGCTGTGGCATCCGGACTGATCCTG ATTACATCAAGCGGCTGCGGTACTGTGAATACCTGGGGAAATATTTCTGCCAGTGCTGCCATGAGAATGCCCAGACAGTCATTCCCAGCCGCATCCTGCGCAAGTGGGACTTCAGCAAGTATTACGTGAGCAACTTCTCCAAAGACCTGCTGAGCAAGATCTGGAGTGACCCACTCTTCAACGTGCAGGATATCAATGCTGCCCTGTACCGGAAGGTGAAGTCTCTCAACCAAGTGTGG CTGCTGCGAGTCCAGCTCTTACATATGAAGAACATGTTTAAGACCTGCCGACTGGCTAAAGA CCTCCTAGACTCCTTTGATGCGGTGCCTGGACACTTGACGGAGGATTTGCACCTCTACTCCCTGAGCGACCTCAGCGCAACAAAGAAGGGAGACTTGATGCCTCGTTTGACAGAGCTCCTGAAGGCAGGCAGCCTGCACGTTCAGAAGTGCATG CTGTGCCAAGCCAAAGGCTTCATCTGTGAGTTCTGCCAAAATGAGGACGACATCATCTTCCCCTTTGAGCTCAACAAGTGCAGGACATGCGAAG AATGCAAAGCCTGCTACCACAAGTCCTGCTTCAAATCCTCCCACTGCCCCCGCTGTGAGCGACTCCAAGCCCGGAGAGAGCTGCTGGCCAAGCAGAGCATGGAGTCCTATGTCTCAGATTATGAAGATGAGCTGGAGCAGCAGGAGGCGGTGGCAGCCACATGA